The nucleotide sequence CATCGCGGTGAGTCTTATCCAGTCGGAGCACGAGGGTATTGAGGCGCACGAATATCTGCATAATATCAAGCACGATAATTTTGCGTTTGACAATCTTTACGATGCGTATAAGAAAAAATACAGCGTCAAAAAAGTGAAAAGAGCGGACGCTCAATAAGGCACAAAACTGCGGATATTTATCCGCAGTTTTTTAAAAATAACTTGTAAATTGAAAAAATCGGTGTATAATAAAGATATGCAAAGCAAAAGGAGCAGATTTTTTTATGGGAATTTTAAAAAATATAAATATATCCGAGGTTTTGACGCTTAAAGATGAAATCACATATCAAAAGGGTCAGGTCGTGAGCAAAACGCTTGTGCAGAACGACAGTGTGGGAATTACGCTTTTTTCGTTTGACAAAGGCGAGGAAATAAGCACGCACGAGTCGGGCGGAGACGCTTTTGTGACTTGTCTTGACGGTGTGGGAAAAATCACTGTTGACGGCGTTGAACACATTATAAAAGAAGGCGAGTCTATCGTTATGCCGGCGCGTCACCCGCACGCTGTATACGGCGAGGAACAGTTTAAAATGCTTCTTGTGGTGGTTTTCGCGAAACAGTAAGAAAAAAATAAAGACATTGAATATAACTTCAAAGAGGGGCTGATTTTATGGCACGCAAACCTATGTATGACGGCGGCACGAAAAATAAAATGATTGAGGTTGCGTCGAAGATGTTTTTTGAAAACGGTTTTGACGGTACAAGCGTGCGTTCGATTATGCGCGGTGTGGGCGGTGAAATCGGGCTTTTCTATTATTACTATAAGTCGAAAGACGATTTGTTTACCGACGTTATGGAGCACTTTTTTGAACCGTATAAAAAGGATTTCGAGCGTCTTGTTGAGGAAGCACGGCAAAAGCCGTATCAAGGATTGCTTCGGTTTTTTATGTACGTAAAAGACGAGGTTCGCACATTCAGGCAGAAATATGAGGGAAATATGCACCGAACCGTGCGATGGGCGATAAGGGAGCAGACGCTTACGGTGATTGAGCCGTATATCGAGGAAATTGTGAATATTCTTATTGAAAACGGCGCAAATCCGATAATGAATACACGTCTTACGGCGGTGTTTCTGTCGCACGGCGTGGGCGGTTTTCTGCTTCACGAAAATTCCGATTGGGTTGACGGGGGCGTAGATGAAATGCGCGGTTCGGTCAACGCGATTATGCGGTTTGATGAGGAAATAACCCAAAAAATGATTGAAAAATACGGAAACTGAAAGTAAATATTATAAAAACAAAAAAGTCTATGCGGAAAATCCGCATAGACTTTTAAAATGCTAAAAAGCTTAATTATTTCGCAATCGATGTTACAACGCCCGAACCAACTGTTCTGCCGCCTTCACGGATAGCGAATCTCAAACCTTCTTCAATAGCGATAGGTGTGATAAGCTCAACATCGATAGTGATGTTATCACCGGGCATGCACATTTCTGTGCCTTCGGGAAGCTTAATAACGCCTGTAACGTCAGTTGTTCTGAAATAGAACTGGGGACGATAGTTGTTGAAGAACGGTGTATGTCTTCCGCCCTCATCTTTAGTCAAAACGTAAACTTCGCCTTTAAAGGTTGTGTGCGGGTGAATTGTACCCGGTTTAGCCAAAACCTGACCTCTTTCGATTTCGTTTCTCTGAACACCGCGGAGAAGCGCACCGATGTTATCACCTGCTTCAGCCTGGTCAAGAAGTTTTCTGAACATTTCGATACCGGTAACAACAACTTTTCTTGCTTCAGTTGTCAAACCAACGAGCTCAACTTCTTCAGAAAGTTTAAGAGTACCTCTTTCAACTCTACCTGTAGCAACAGTACCGCGGCCTGTGATCGAGAATACGTCCTCGACAGGCATAAGGAACGGAAGGTCTGTGCTTCTCTGGGGAGCAGGAATGTAGCTGTCAACTGCTTCCATAAGCTTCAAGATAGGAGCATATTCGGGAGCATTGATGTCTGTAGATGTGGATTCAAGAGCCTGGAGAGCAGAACCTACAATGATCGGAATTTCATCTCCGGGGAATTCATACTCTGTGAGAAGGTCTCTAACTTCCATTTCAACGAGCTCGAGAAGTTCGGGGTCGTCAACCTGGTCAGCTTTGTTAAGGAATACAACGATGTAAGGAACGCCAACCTGTCTGGAAAGAAGGATGTGCTCTCTTGTCTGGGGCATCGGACCGTCAGCAGCCGATACAACGAGGATAGCGCCGTCCATCTGAGCAGCACCTGTGATCATGTTTTTAACGTAGTCAGCATGTCCCGGGCAGTCAACGTGAGCGTAGTGACGTGTGTCAGTTTCGTACTCAACGTGTGCAGTAGAAATCGTGATACCTCTTTCTCTTTCTTCGGGAGCTTTGTCAATCTGGTCATATGCTTCGTACTGTGCCTGACCTTTGAGTGCCAAAACTTTTGTGATAGCAGCTGTTAACGATGTTTTACCATGGTCAACGTGACCGATAGTACCAATGTTAACGTGGGGTTTGGTTCTTTCAAATTTAGCTTTTGCCATTTTAAATTTCCTCCTTTATTTTTAAGCAATATATTTTTTAAAATTAAAACTAAATGAAATTATTCTTTGTTTTTGGCATTTACGATGCCTTCCTGAATGTTCTTCGGAACTTCGGAATAATGCGAAGGTTCCATTGTGTACTGACCGCGTCCCTGTGTACCGGAACGAAGGTCTGTAGCGTAACCGAACATTTCGGAGAGCGGAACGTCTGCAGTTACCTGTGTAACGCCGCCGCTTCTTACTTCCTGACTCTTAACAAGACCGCGGCGAGAGCTTAAGTCGCCGATAACAAAGCCGAGATATTCATCAGGAACGATAACGTTAACGAGCATAATAGGCTCTTTGATAACGGGATCAGCTTTTCTCATAGCCTCTTTGAATGCCATTGAACCGGCAATCTTGAATGCCATTTCAGACGAGTCGACCTCGTGATAAGAACCGTCGTAGAGAGTAACTCTAACGTCAACAACGTTGTAGCCTGCGAGTACACCGGACTGCATAGCGCCCTGGATACCTGCGTCAACCGCGGGGATATATTCTTTCGGAATAGCACCGCCGACAATGTTGTTGACAAACTCGTAGCCGCCGCCTTCTTCGAGGGGTTCAACCTTAATTTTAACGTGACCGTACTGACCTTTACCGCCCGACTGACGAGCGTATTTGTATTCCTGGTCAACGCTCTTTCTGATTGCCTCTCTGTAAGAAACCTGGGGCTTACCAACGTTTGCCTCAACCTTAAATTCGCGAAGAAGTCTGTCTACGATAATTTCAAGGTGGAGCTCACCCATACCTGCGATGATGGTCTGACCGGTTTCCTCGTCGGTATAAGTTTTGAAAGTCGGGTCTTCCTCTGCAAGTTTTGCAAGCGCGATACCCATTTTTTCCTGACCTGCTTTTGTTTTAGGTTCAATAGCAACTCGGATAACGGGGTCGGGGAATTCCATCGACTCAAGGATAATCGGGTGTTTTTCATCGCAAAGGGTATCACCCGTTGTGGTGTTCTTCAAACCAACTGCAGCGGCGATGTCGCCCGAGTAAACGGTGTCGATATCTTCTCTGTGGTTAGCGTGCATCTGAAGAATACGTCCCATTCTTTCTTTGTTGCCCTTGCAGGCATTAAGAACATAGGAACCCGAATTTACAGTACCCGAGTAAACTCTGAAGTAGCAGATTTTACCGACAAACGGGTCTGTTGCGATTTTAAATGCCAAAGCCGCGAACGGTTCGTCGTCCGAAGAAGGTCTTTCTTCTTCCGTGTCCGTGTCGGGGATTATACCTTTGATGTTGGGAACATCAACAGGAGCGGGCATATATTCAATGATAGCGTCCAAAAGAAGCTGAACACCTTTGTTTCTGTAAGATGTACCGCAAAGCATAGGAACGATTTCATTGTTGATTGTAGCTTTTCGAAGAGCAAGTTTAAGCTCGTCAACTGTGAGCGAGTCGGGGTCTTCAAAGTATTTTTCCATAATAGCTTCATCTGTTTCGGCAATAGCCTCAATCATTTTAGCTCTGTACTCCTCGGCTTTTTCGAGCATATCCGCAGGAATATCCTCCTCGCCGTACTTTTCACCCATTTCGTCATAGTAGATTTCAGCTTTCATAGTCATAAGGTCAACGATACCTTTGAAAGTATCCTCGGAACCGATAGGAAGCTGAATCGGAATACCGTTTGCGTGCAGACGTTCGTGCACCATATTTTCTACGTTGTAGAAGTCGGCGCCCATAATGTCCATTTTGTTAACGTAAATCATTCTCGGAACGTTGTAGTCGTCAGCCTGGCGCCAAACGGTTTCAGACTGCGGTTCAACACCGCCCTTAGCGCACATAACGGTAACAGAACCGTCGAGTACACGGAGTGAACGCTGAACTTCAACAGTAAAGTCAACGTGTCCCGGTGTGTCGATGATGTTAATTCTGTTCTTTATTCCTTTAAAAGGACCTGTTTTCGGCGCCCAGAAGCAAGTTGTAGCAGCGGAAGTAATGGTTATTCCTCTTTCCTGCTCCTGTGCCATCCAGTCCATAGTAGCAGAACCGTCGTGTGTTTCACCGATTTTGTGGTTAATACCGGTGTAATACAAGATACGTTCTGTTGTAGTTGTTTTACCGGCGTCAATGTGAGCCATTATACCGATATTTCTTGTATTTTTTAAAGAATATTGTCTAGGCAATTAGTTTCCTCCTTTCCTTCGTATAGGCATCAAATAAAATGCCCGGTGAGCAAAAACTACCAGCGGTAGTGTGAGAATGCTCTGTTTGCTTCTGCCATTTTGTGAGTATCTTCTCTCTTTTTAACAGCAGAACCCATATTGTTTGCCGCGTCCATAATTTCAGCGGCGAGTTTTTCACGCATAGTTCTTTCATTTCTCTGACGAGAATAAAGAGTGAGCCATCTTAAACCGAGTGTCTGACGTCTGTCAGCTCTTACCTCGATAGGCACCTGGTAGGTTGCGCCGCCGACTCTTCTTGCCTTAACCTCCAAAACGGGGGCAATATTTTCCAAAGCGGCTGCGAAAACCTCTAAAGCGTCTTTGCCTGTTTTCTCGGCGATTATTTCAAATGCACCGTAAACAATGCCCTGCGCAACACCTTTTTTGCCGTCAAGCATAATGTTGTTTATAAGTTTTGTAACGACCTGGCTGTTGTAAAGCGGATCGGGCAAAACTTCTCTTTTTGCGATATAACCTTTTCTGGGCACTTTTCTTCCCTCCTTCATATTAGTATGGATTCACAGGTACTCGGGCTATAAAATAAAACCCGTTAAGCGCTTATCACAGAAAATGTATAAATATATATAAATTCCGTTTTAAGCGTCAATTTTGCAAACGGACAAACTTATTTAGCTTGTTTTTGCTTTTTTGCACCGTATTTAGACCTTGCCTGGTTTCTGTTTGCAACACCCGAAGCGTCAAGAGCACCGCGGATAATGTGGTATCTTACACCGGGGAGGTCCTTAACTCTGCCGCCTCTGATAAGAACAACACTGTGCTCCTGAAGGTTATGACCGATACCGGGAATGTATGCCGATACCTCCATACCGTTTGTAAGTCTTACTCTGGCCATTTTACGGAGAGCCGAGTTAGGCTTTTTGGGCGTCATAGTTTTTACCGTTGTGCAAACACCTCTTTTCTGGGGCGAGTTTGCGTCGGTAGGACGTTTTTTAAGCGAGTTGAAACCGTAAAGCAATGCAGGTGCAGTAGATTTTTTTACAGATGTTTCTCTGCCCTTTCTTACTAACTGGTTAAATGTAGGCAATTAGTTTCACCTCCTGATAATAAATTTTATATTAGTCATAAAAATGAATAATACCGTTATTTAATTGTTTCCACCGCAACGGCGGCGCAAACGTCGATTTTTGCCATTTTTCCAAGTTCTTTTTTGGAATTTACAAAAACCGTTTCAATGTTCTGCTCTTTTAAAGCTTCAATTAAAGGATTTAAAATATGCGCGTCGGCGTCCTTTGCGATATAAGCCTTTTTAACGTTCTTTTCGTCCAAAAGTCTTATGGCTTGTCTTAAACCGACTACCGTTTTATCTTTATTAAATCCGGCGGTGTCCATATTCTTCCTCCCATACTGATACATACTGTATCATTTTACAACATATTTATACCAATGTCAAGTATTTTACCCCAAAAACATAGTAAACTTTGTTAATTTTATATAAAATCCGAGTAAAATTTGCACATTATGATGTAAAAACAAAATAACCGCCAATTTTCGAAAAATTGACGGTTATTGTTTTGATTAAATTTTACTTAATCATATCGGCAAACCTTGTAAATACCGTTGCCGCTTCGGCACGTGTTGCCAAGTCGAGCGGATTTAAGGTTGACTGTGATTTACCTGCGATAAGCCCCGTTCCTGCAGTGTACTGCATTGCCGTAACCGCATATTCGGAAATATCGTCAAAATCGGTGTAGGAGAGAATGTTTGTGTTCTCGCCCGCCGACGTGTCAAGCTCTTTGTATTTTGCGTATCTAAAGAGTATCGCCGCCATCTGCTCGCGCGTGATGTTTTCATC is from Qingrenia yutianensis and encodes:
- the rpsG gene encoding 30S ribosomal protein S7, with product MPRKGYIAKREVLPDPLYNSQVVTKLINNIMLDGKKGVAQGIVYGAFEIIAEKTGKDALEVFAAALENIAPVLEVKARRVGGATYQVPIEVRADRRQTLGLRWLTLYSRQRNERTMREKLAAEIMDAANNMGSAVKKREDTHKMAEANRAFSHYRW
- a CDS encoding ribosomal L7Ae/L30e/S12e/Gadd45 family protein; protein product: MDTAGFNKDKTVVGLRQAIRLLDEKNVKKAYIAKDADAHILNPLIEALKEQNIETVFVNSKKELGKMAKIDVCAAVAVETIK
- a CDS encoding TetR/AcrR family transcriptional regulator, which gives rise to MARKPMYDGGTKNKMIEVASKMFFENGFDGTSVRSIMRGVGGEIGLFYYYYKSKDDLFTDVMEHFFEPYKKDFERLVEEARQKPYQGLLRFFMYVKDEVRTFRQKYEGNMHRTVRWAIREQTLTVIEPYIEEIVNILIENGANPIMNTRLTAVFLSHGVGGFLLHENSDWVDGGVDEMRGSVNAIMRFDEEITQKMIEKYGN
- a CDS encoding cupin domain-containing protein, whose amino-acid sequence is MGILKNINISEVLTLKDEITYQKGQVVSKTLVQNDSVGITLFSFDKGEEISTHESGGDAFVTCLDGVGKITVDGVEHIIKEGESIVMPARHPHAVYGEEQFKMLLVVVFAKQ
- the tuf gene encoding elongation factor Tu, which translates into the protein MAKAKFERTKPHVNIGTIGHVDHGKTSLTAAITKVLALKGQAQYEAYDQIDKAPEERERGITISTAHVEYETDTRHYAHVDCPGHADYVKNMITGAAQMDGAILVVSAADGPMPQTREHILLSRQVGVPYIVVFLNKADQVDDPELLELVEMEVRDLLTEYEFPGDEIPIIVGSALQALESTSTDINAPEYAPILKLMEAVDSYIPAPQRSTDLPFLMPVEDVFSITGRGTVATGRVERGTLKLSEEVELVGLTTEARKVVVTGIEMFRKLLDQAEAGDNIGALLRGVQRNEIERGQVLAKPGTIHPHTTFKGEVYVLTKDEGGRHTPFFNNYRPQFYFRTTDVTGVIKLPEGTEMCMPGDNITIDVELITPIAIEEGLRFAIREGGRTVGSGVVTSIAK
- the fusA gene encoding elongation factor G, whose amino-acid sequence is MPRQYSLKNTRNIGIMAHIDAGKTTTTERILYYTGINHKIGETHDGSATMDWMAQEQERGITITSAATTCFWAPKTGPFKGIKNRINIIDTPGHVDFTVEVQRSLRVLDGSVTVMCAKGGVEPQSETVWRQADDYNVPRMIYVNKMDIMGADFYNVENMVHERLHANGIPIQLPIGSEDTFKGIVDLMTMKAEIYYDEMGEKYGEEDIPADMLEKAEEYRAKMIEAIAETDEAIMEKYFEDPDSLTVDELKLALRKATINNEIVPMLCGTSYRNKGVQLLLDAIIEYMPAPVDVPNIKGIIPDTDTEEERPSSDDEPFAALAFKIATDPFVGKICYFRVYSGTVNSGSYVLNACKGNKERMGRILQMHANHREDIDTVYSGDIAAAVGLKNTTTGDTLCDEKHPIILESMEFPDPVIRVAIEPKTKAGQEKMGIALAKLAEEDPTFKTYTDEETGQTIIAGMGELHLEIIVDRLLREFKVEANVGKPQVSYREAIRKSVDQEYKYARQSGGKGQYGHVKIKVEPLEEGGGYEFVNNIVGGAIPKEYIPAVDAGIQGAMQSGVLAGYNVVDVRVTLYDGSYHEVDSSEMAFKIAGSMAFKEAMRKADPVIKEPIMLVNVIVPDEYLGFVIGDLSSRRGLVKSQEVRSGGVTQVTADVPLSEMFGYATDLRSGTQGRGQYTMEPSHYSEVPKNIQEGIVNAKNKE
- the rpsL gene encoding 30S ribosomal protein S12, whose protein sequence is MPTFNQLVRKGRETSVKKSTAPALLYGFNSLKKRPTDANSPQKRGVCTTVKTMTPKKPNSALRKMARVRLTNGMEVSAYIPGIGHNLQEHSVVLIRGGRVKDLPGVRYHIIRGALDASGVANRNQARSKYGAKKQKQAK